The Salegentibacter sp. Hel_I_6 region GTTTCGCTATTCAATATGCCAAGGCAAAAGGAGCTATCGTTTATACAACTACCAGTAGCAAAAATGTTGATTGGGTAAAAGCCCTGGGAGCTGACCGGGTGATCGATTACAAAGAAGAAGATTACAAAGAAGTTGCGAATAACCTAGATATAGTTTTTGACACTTTAGGAGATGATTATACGTTTGACGCCTTCGAAATTGTTAAAGAAGGCGGAGTTGTAACTTCAATCGTAGGCCCGCCGGACGAAGAATCGGCCAAAATTATGGGGATTAAAGATTATAAGTTGCCTGAAGAATTATCAAAACTGGCTAAAGAGAAATCGGTAGCTTATAAACACACCTGGATGCAGCCAAATGCTGCTCAGTTGAAGGGTATTAAAACAATGGTAGAAGAGGGAGATATCAAGCCAACAGTAGACCTTATTTACGATTTCAAAGATGGCATTGATGCTTATGAATACCTAGCGACCGGAAGAGCAGAAGGGAAAGTAATTATTAGCTTATCCTAATATTCTTAGAATTCGTCAATAGATTATAAATATTATATAAAATGAAAATAACTATGAAAAAGAAAAATGTATTAGTTGCCGGCGCGAACGGTACCACAGGAAGAATTATTATTGATTTATTAAAAAAATCAGATAAATATCAGCCAATCGCAATGGTTAGAAAGCAGGAACAAAAAGAGCATTTTGAAAAC contains the following coding sequences:
- a CDS encoding NADP-dependent oxidoreductase; its protein translation is MKSLQIKKYGEIKDSLSINEIEKPSVKSNQILVEVKAASLNPIDYKMAQGHLKELLTLDLPVTIGFDVSGVVVEKGADVSDFKIGDEIYSRVPQEEMGTVAEFVAISADKVAKKPENISFEEASGLPLTGITAIQALEKAGIKEDDRILIHAGSGGVGSFAIQYAKAKGAIVYTTTSSKNVDWVKALGADRVIDYKEEDYKEVANNLDIVFDTLGDDYTFDAFEIVKEGGVVTSIVGPPDEESAKIMGIKDYKLPEELSKLAKEKSVAYKHTWMQPNAAQLKGIKTMVEEGDIKPTVDLIYDFKDGIDAYEYLATGRAEGKVIISLS